A stretch of Nonomuraea africana DNA encodes these proteins:
- the greA gene encoding transcription elongation factor GreA translates to MADSRDENVTWLTQEAYDRLKEEYDYLSGPGRVDIAKKIEAAREEGDLKENGGYHAAKDEQGKMEARIFHLRQLLDSAKVGEAPKTEGVVGPGMTVTIRFEGDDDEVTFLLASREETGAPIDVYSPKSPLGAAINGKKIGEKATYAMPNGRQNTVEILEAVPYIGN, encoded by the coding sequence GTGGCCGACTCTCGCGATGAGAACGTCACCTGGCTGACACAGGAGGCGTACGACCGCCTCAAGGAGGAGTACGACTACCTCTCTGGCCCGGGTCGCGTTGACATCGCCAAGAAGATCGAGGCCGCTCGCGAGGAGGGCGACCTGAAGGAGAACGGCGGCTACCACGCGGCCAAGGATGAGCAGGGCAAGATGGAGGCCCGCATCTTCCACCTCCGTCAGCTCCTTGACAGCGCCAAGGTCGGCGAAGCGCCCAAGACCGAGGGTGTGGTCGGTCCCGGCATGACCGTCACGATCCGCTTCGAGGGTGACGACGACGAGGTCACCTTCCTGCTGGCCTCCCGCGAGGAGACCGGCGCGCCGATCGACGTCTACTCGCCCAAGTCCCCGCTCGGTGCCGCCATCAACGGCAAGAAGATCGGGGAGAAGGCGACCTACGCCATGCCCAACGGCCGTCAGAACACGGTCGAGATCCTCGAGGCCGTGCCGTACATCGGCAACTGA
- a CDS encoding DUF4307 domain-containing protein: MATRDVENGPVLGTPDDFSDRPERQGRFVVHVVIAILVAIVAGGWGYVMWTATGQATVPQQVVAFDASDPGSAQITFEVHRPAGKGVVCRLRATDANHVEVGSREVKIPAGEGYIRLKERLDTSAQASSVHIQACYLV, encoded by the coding sequence ATGGCCACCAGAGATGTCGAGAACGGCCCCGTTCTCGGCACACCGGACGACTTCAGCGACCGTCCCGAGCGGCAGGGCAGGTTCGTCGTCCATGTCGTGATCGCGATCCTGGTGGCGATCGTCGCGGGGGGCTGGGGCTACGTGATGTGGACCGCGACCGGCCAGGCCACGGTTCCGCAGCAGGTCGTCGCCTTCGACGCGAGCGATCCCGGCTCCGCCCAGATCACGTTCGAGGTCCACAGGCCCGCCGGCAAGGGCGTGGTGTGCCGCCTGCGCGCGACCGACGCGAACCATGTGGAAGTCGGCAGCAGAGAAGTAAAGATTCCCGCTGGTGAGGGGTATATCCGACTGAAAGAGCGCCTGGACACCAGTGCTCAGGCCTCGTCAGTCCACATCCAGGCCTGCTATCTCGTATAG
- the mca gene encoding mycothiol conjugate amidase Mca codes for MSAPLRLMAVHAHPDDESSKGAATMARYVAEGVDVLVCTLTGGERGSVLNPKMDRPEIVENIGEVRRKEMDRAREILGVQQRFLGFVDSGLPESEEEELPEGCFALQSLEAAAAPLVAAVREFRPHVILTYDDDGGYPHPDHIMTNRVSVEAFDAAGDPDRYPDAGDPWQPLKLYYQMGFTKERFEALHEAMNERGIGSPYADWISRWEDRPQKWPVTTKVPCGDYFAIRDEALMAHATQVDPDGFWFVCPRELQQEIWPTEDYHLARSLVDTTLPEDDLFAGIHAEETAGACK; via the coding sequence GTGAGCGCACCGCTGAGGCTGATGGCCGTCCACGCACACCCGGATGACGAGTCGAGCAAGGGCGCCGCGACGATGGCCCGTTACGTCGCGGAAGGCGTCGACGTCCTCGTCTGCACCCTCACGGGCGGCGAGCGGGGCTCGGTGCTCAACCCCAAGATGGACCGGCCCGAGATCGTCGAGAACATCGGCGAGGTCAGGCGCAAGGAGATGGATCGCGCGCGCGAGATCCTCGGGGTCCAGCAGCGTTTCCTCGGCTTCGTCGACTCGGGGCTGCCCGAGAGCGAGGAGGAGGAGCTGCCCGAGGGCTGCTTCGCCCTCCAGTCGCTCGAGGCGGCCGCGGCGCCGCTGGTGGCGGCCGTGCGCGAGTTCAGGCCGCACGTGATCCTCACCTATGACGACGACGGCGGCTACCCGCACCCCGACCACATCATGACCAACAGGGTCTCGGTCGAGGCGTTCGACGCCGCGGGCGACCCCGACCGCTACCCGGACGCCGGCGACCCCTGGCAGCCGCTGAAGCTCTACTACCAGATGGGCTTCACCAAGGAGCGGTTCGAGGCGCTGCACGAGGCGATGAACGAGCGCGGCATCGGCTCGCCCTACGCCGACTGGATCTCCCGGTGGGAGGACCGGCCGCAGAAGTGGCCCGTCACCACGAAGGTGCCGTGCGGCGACTACTTCGCAATCCGCGACGAGGCGCTGATGGCGCACGCCACGCAGGTCGACCCCGACGGGTTCTGGTTCGTCTGCCCGAGGGAGTTGCAGCAGGAGATCTGGCCGACCGAGGACTACCACCTGGCCAGGTCTCTCGTCGACACCACGCTTCCCGAGGACGACCTGTTCGCGGGCATACACGCCGAGGAGACCGCTGGTGCCTGCAAGTAA
- a CDS encoding GNAT family N-acetyltransferase: MKILDNSAESRFEIHVDGQLAGFAEYKLLPATIVFTHTEVKPEFEGQGLAGKLVAHALDASRDTGLKVRPLCPYVARYISRHPEYQGLLEEA; this comes from the coding sequence GTGAAGATTCTGGACAACTCAGCGGAAAGCCGGTTCGAGATCCATGTCGATGGACAACTCGCCGGGTTCGCCGAGTACAAGCTGCTGCCCGCCACGATCGTCTTCACCCACACCGAGGTGAAGCCCGAGTTCGAGGGGCAGGGGCTGGCCGGCAAGCTGGTCGCTCACGCGCTCGACGCCAGCAGGGACACCGGGCTGAAGGTGCGCCCGCTGTGCCCCTACGTGGCCAGGTACATCAGCCGGCATCCCGAGTACCAGGGTCTGCTCGAGGAAGCGTGA
- a CDS encoding sensor histidine kinase has product MSLRKRLTWTVLALLAAGLIIVPATTFAVARDFLSDSARDQLAQVAARLEPALAGGRAFAADDPLTAALGPGFIQLRDRGGEVLQTVSQGADPDLGALRLPDRGGWSFSRDGGFGPAGKAAKGWWLRASWLPDGRLLVLGMPASGFDDLGGRLTGVHTTITALALLVLGFLAYRIIRRAVRPLEEIAATAKAIGEGDLARRVEPADDRSEVGRLGLALNAAFHQRIVSEQRLRRFVADASHELRTPVAAIRGYAELFRRGAAGRPADLALTMRRIESEATRMGVLVDELLLLARLDQGRALEPAPVDLGVLAAEAVAAAHAVDPDRPLTLEVDDVVVEGDAVRLRQLMDNLLANVRRHTPKGTPATVRVSEGESVVIEVADAGPGLPAEQLDRVFERFYRVDPARSRDQGGAGLGLAIVAAVAKAHGGTATASSPPGQGARFTVTLPRADPGTRDAG; this is encoded by the coding sequence ATGAGCCTGCGCAAGCGGCTCACCTGGACGGTGCTCGCCCTGCTGGCGGCGGGGCTGATCATCGTCCCCGCGACGACGTTCGCCGTCGCCCGCGACTTCCTCAGCGACAGCGCCCGCGACCAGCTCGCCCAGGTCGCCGCGCGGCTGGAGCCGGCGCTCGCCGGTGGCCGCGCGTTCGCCGCGGACGATCCCCTCACCGCCGCCCTCGGACCCGGGTTCATCCAGCTCCGCGACAGGGGCGGCGAGGTGCTGCAGACCGTCTCCCAGGGCGCCGACCCCGACCTCGGCGCGCTGCGGCTGCCCGACCGCGGCGGCTGGTCGTTCTCCAGGGACGGCGGCTTCGGCCCCGCGGGCAAGGCCGCCAAGGGCTGGTGGCTGCGCGCCTCATGGCTGCCGGACGGTCGCCTGCTCGTCCTCGGCATGCCGGCCTCGGGCTTCGACGACCTCGGCGGACGGCTCACCGGCGTGCACACCACCATCACCGCGCTGGCCCTGCTGGTTCTCGGGTTCCTCGCCTACCGGATCATCAGGCGCGCCGTACGCCCGCTGGAGGAGATCGCGGCGACCGCCAAGGCCATCGGCGAGGGCGATTTGGCCCGCAGAGTCGAGCCCGCGGACGACAGGTCGGAGGTGGGCCGCCTGGGACTGGCCCTGAACGCCGCCTTCCACCAGCGGATCGTTTCCGAGCAGCGGCTGCGCAGGTTCGTCGCCGACGCCTCGCACGAGCTGCGCACCCCTGTCGCGGCGATCAGGGGCTACGCCGAGCTGTTCCGGCGGGGCGCGGCCGGCCGTCCCGCCGACCTGGCCCTGACGATGCGCAGGATCGAGTCGGAGGCCACGCGCATGGGCGTGCTCGTGGACGAGCTGCTCCTGCTGGCCCGCCTCGACCAGGGGAGGGCACTGGAGCCCGCGCCCGTCGACCTGGGCGTGCTGGCCGCCGAGGCGGTGGCCGCCGCACACGCGGTGGATCCCGACCGGCCGCTGACGCTGGAGGTGGACGACGTGGTGGTCGAGGGCGACGCCGTACGGCTGCGCCAGCTCATGGACAACCTGCTGGCCAACGTCCGGCGGCACACGCCGAAGGGGACGCCCGCGACGGTGCGGGTCAGCGAGGGGGAGAGCGTCGTCATCGAGGTCGCCGACGCGGGACCGGGCCTGCCGGCCGAGCAGCTCGACAGGGTCTTCGAGAGGTTCTACCGGGTGGATCCCGCCCGCTCCCGCGACCAGGGCGGCGCGGGACTCGGGCTCGCGATCGTCGCCGCCGTGGCGAAGGCCCACGGCGGCACCGCGACAGCCTCCTCACCCCCGGGTCAGGGGGCGAGGTTCACCGTCACGCTTCCTCGAGCAGACCCTGGTACTCGGGATGCCGGCTGA
- a CDS encoding response regulator transcription factor — protein MERVKARILVVDDEENLADLVAMALRYEGFEAVTAGTGAAALARAADFGPDLIVLDVMLPDITGVEVCRRLRRQAVHTPVIFLTAKDAHEDKITGLTSGGDDYVTKPFSLEELIARVRVVLRRTGPSASARLEFADLSLDEDRYEVRRGGTLVELTPTEYKLLRYLMVNAGRVLTKQQILDHVWDYDFGGSDGVVQTYVSYLRRKVDSGDPQLIHTVPRVGYVLRLPR, from the coding sequence CTGGAGCGCGTGAAGGCTCGCATTCTGGTGGTGGACGACGAGGAGAACCTCGCCGACCTGGTCGCGATGGCGCTGCGCTACGAGGGCTTCGAGGCGGTCACCGCCGGCACCGGCGCCGCCGCGCTGGCCAGGGCCGCCGACTTCGGTCCCGACCTGATCGTGCTCGACGTCATGCTGCCCGACATCACCGGGGTCGAGGTCTGCCGCAGGCTGCGCAGGCAGGCGGTCCACACCCCGGTGATCTTCCTGACCGCCAAGGACGCGCACGAGGACAAGATCACCGGGCTGACGTCGGGCGGCGACGACTACGTGACCAAGCCGTTCAGCCTGGAGGAGCTGATCGCCAGGGTGCGGGTGGTGCTGCGCCGTACCGGGCCGTCGGCCAGCGCGCGCCTGGAGTTCGCCGACCTGTCGCTGGACGAGGACCGCTACGAGGTACGGCGGGGCGGCACGCTGGTCGAGCTCACCCCGACGGAGTACAAGCTGCTGCGCTACCTCATGGTCAACGCGGGACGGGTGCTCACCAAGCAGCAGATCCTCGACCACGTGTGGGACTACGACTTCGGCGGCAGCGACGGCGTCGTCCAGACCTACGTGAGCTACCTGCGCCGCAAGGTCGACTCGGGCGATCCCCAGCTCATCCACACCGTGCCGCGCGTCGGCTACGTCCTCAGGCTGCCGCGATGA
- a CDS encoding MMPL family transporter gives MERLTDFVLRHKLAVVLAWVAVALAGTFAAAAVQDRLGARFGAPGQPAYEANQEIMRTYGGGLVPLVAVATEPVDFARLAPLGRVVTDPAFASDDGGTTYALLYPPQDGDLTEEITQILGPHVRVTGLEALEPEGGGGISLVAEILIGGVGALVVLAFVFGSPLAVVPLVIAAAAVLAAFLAVYGLTYLTDVSGVVQYIVALMGLGIAIDYSLLLVTRWREEGHDVRRAMATAGRAVALSAATVAIGLVATMVLPVPFLRAVGLGGVVIPLVSMAAVLTLLPILLATVGPRIDRGRPKPSRWAGWARRVIRFRWPALLVSTGLLVALSSAALGLNLGEPTSDSLARSGPAYETLAGMREAGLPTGALSPIPVLAPESALPVLRAVPGVETAVVAAPGLIEVIPDYEGTATVENVLASAPPGARVGGAVAQSIGFTASVYGAFPPMLVLVSLATYLMLAFAFRSLVLPLKAVLLNLLSLAAVIGALVLVWQEGHGSEPVWGIQALGAIDEFVPAMIFAFLYGLSMDYEVFILARMREEYDRTGSTDQAIVRGLGSTGRLVTSAALVLFLAFASLAAAPILQVKLFATALGLGILLDATLVRALLLPALVSVMGRWNWWLPSRLSRRATRRAPAPQAGPTSPAG, from the coding sequence ATGGAGAGACTCACCGACTTCGTGCTGCGGCACAAGCTTGCCGTCGTGCTCGCCTGGGTGGCGGTCGCGCTGGCCGGAACGTTCGCGGCGGCAGCCGTCCAGGACCGGCTCGGCGCCCGGTTCGGCGCACCTGGGCAGCCCGCCTACGAGGCCAACCAGGAGATCATGAGGACGTACGGCGGCGGCCTGGTCCCGCTGGTCGCGGTGGCCACCGAGCCCGTCGACTTCGCCAGGCTGGCCCCGCTCGGCAGGGTGGTCACGGATCCGGCCTTCGCCTCCGACGACGGCGGGACCACCTACGCCCTCCTCTACCCGCCCCAGGACGGCGACCTGACCGAGGAGATCACCCAGATCCTCGGGCCGCACGTCAGGGTGACGGGGCTCGAGGCGCTCGAACCCGAGGGCGGCGGTGGCATCAGCCTCGTCGCCGAGATCCTGATCGGCGGGGTCGGCGCGCTGGTGGTGCTGGCCTTCGTGTTCGGCTCGCCGCTGGCCGTCGTGCCGCTGGTGATCGCCGCGGCGGCGGTGCTGGCGGCCTTCCTCGCGGTGTACGGCCTGACCTACCTCACCGACGTCAGCGGTGTCGTGCAGTACATCGTCGCGCTCATGGGCCTCGGGATCGCGATCGACTACTCGCTGCTGCTGGTCACCCGGTGGAGGGAGGAGGGCCACGACGTGCGCAGGGCGATGGCGACCGCGGGCAGGGCGGTGGCGCTCAGCGCGGCCACGGTGGCGATCGGGCTGGTCGCGACGATGGTGTTGCCGGTGCCCTTCCTGCGCGCCGTGGGCCTGGGCGGCGTGGTGATCCCGCTGGTGTCGATGGCGGCCGTGCTGACGCTGCTGCCGATCCTGCTGGCCACCGTCGGGCCGCGGATCGACAGGGGCCGGCCGAAGCCGTCGCGGTGGGCCGGCTGGGCGCGCCGGGTGATCAGGTTCAGGTGGCCCGCGCTGCTCGTCTCGACGGGCCTGCTGGTGGCGCTGTCGTCGGCCGCCCTCGGCCTGAACCTGGGCGAGCCCACCAGCGACTCCCTGGCCAGGAGCGGCCCCGCCTACGAGACGCTGGCAGGCATGCGCGAGGCGGGGCTGCCTACGGGGGCGCTGTCCCCGATCCCCGTCCTCGCGCCCGAGTCGGCGCTGCCGGTGCTGCGGGCCGTACCGGGGGTGGAGACGGCGGTCGTGGCGGCCCCCGGGCTGATCGAGGTGATCCCCGACTACGAGGGCACGGCGACGGTCGAGAACGTGCTGGCCTCCGCACCCCCGGGGGCGAGGGTGGGCGGCGCGGTCGCGCAGAGCATTGGGTTCACCGCGTCCGTCTACGGCGCCTTCCCGCCGATGCTGGTCCTGGTCTCGCTGGCCACGTACCTGATGCTGGCCTTCGCATTCAGGTCGCTGGTGCTCCCGCTCAAGGCCGTGCTGCTCAACCTGCTGTCGCTGGCCGCGGTCATCGGCGCGCTGGTGCTGGTCTGGCAGGAGGGCCACGGCTCGGAGCCGGTGTGGGGCATCCAGGCGCTCGGCGCCATCGACGAGTTCGTCCCCGCGATGATCTTCGCCTTCCTGTACGGCCTCAGCATGGACTACGAGGTGTTCATCCTGGCCAGGATGCGCGAGGAGTACGACAGGACGGGTTCGACCGACCAGGCGATCGTCCGGGGGCTGGGAAGCACGGGACGGCTGGTCACCAGCGCGGCCCTGGTGCTCTTCCTGGCCTTCGCCTCGCTGGCCGCCGCGCCGATCCTGCAGGTCAAGCTCTTCGCGACGGCGCTGGGCCTGGGAATCCTGCTCGACGCCACGCTGGTGCGCGCGCTGCTGCTGCCCGCCCTGGTCTCGGTCATGGGCAGATGGAACTGGTGGCTGCCGAGCCGGCTCAGTCGTCGGGCGACCAGGCGCGCTCCAGCGCCTCAGGCAGGCCCCACCAGCCCAGCGGGGTGA